In the Mycolicibacterium thermoresistibile genome, one interval contains:
- a CDS encoding type II toxin-antitoxin system Rv0910 family toxin, translated as MAKLTLTRTMPMSPERAWAHASDLSSFGDWLSMHQGWRGDLPAELGVGVTVTGVAGVKGMRNRVSWTIREYEPPRLLAISGEGVGGTRYALRLEVDPIDDGCRFTVTLDLGGRPLFGPIGATAARLVRGDLERSIARFETLYA; from the coding sequence GTGGCCAAGCTGACATTGACCCGCACCATGCCCATGTCGCCCGAGCGGGCCTGGGCGCACGCGTCGGATCTGTCGTCGTTCGGTGACTGGTTGTCGATGCATCAGGGTTGGCGCGGCGACCTGCCCGCCGAGCTCGGAGTGGGTGTCACCGTGACGGGAGTCGCCGGGGTGAAGGGCATGCGCAACCGGGTCTCCTGGACGATAAGGGAGTACGAACCACCCCGCCTGCTGGCGATTTCCGGCGAGGGGGTGGGCGGAACGAGATACGCGCTGCGGCTCGAGGTCGACCCGATCGACGACGGCTGCCGGTTCACGGTGACCCTCGATCTGGGCGGCCGGCCGTTGTTCGGCCCCATCGGTGCGACCGCGGCCCGGCTGGTCAGAGGCGACCTCGAACGCTCCATCGCACGCTTCGAGACCCTGTACGCCTGA
- the katG gene encoding catalase/peroxidase HPI yields the protein MSVDSRPPNPATNTRSNSESENPVIPSPEPKVGRPLTNQDWWPNQPDVSVLHAQTEKANPLGSDFNYREEVRKLDFDALKRDVVEVLRTSQDWWPADYGHYGGLMIRMSWHAAGTYRIHDGRGGGGQGAQRFAPLNSWPDNAGLDKARRLLWPIKKKYGNKLSWADLLVLAGNVALEDMGFKTAGFAFGREDTWEPEETLWGFEDTWLGTDKRYSGERELAEPFGATTMGLIYVNPEGPEGEPDPIKAAIDIRETFGRMAMNDEETAALIVGGHTFGKTHGAGDADLVGPEPEAAPIEQQQLGWKSSYGSGKGPDAIVSGLEVVWTPTPTKWDNTFLETLYGYEWELTKSPAGAWQYVAKDAEEVIPDPFDPDKKRKPTMLVTDLSMRFSPIYADITRRWLEHPEELADAFAKAWFKLLHRDMGPVSRYVGPWVPTQTWVWQDPVPAVEHPLVDDADVAALKTKVLESGLSIQQLVKTAWAAAASFRGTDKRGGANGARLRLEPQKNWEVNEPAELGKVLPVLENIQQEFNAGASGGKRVSLADLIVLAGSAAVEKAARDAGFEVTVPFAPGRTDASQEQTDVESFRVLEPRADGFRNYIRPDEKTQVERLLVDRAYMLNLTAPEMTVLIGGLRALGANYGGSKHGVLTDRPGVLTNDFFVNLLDMRYEWRGGEAEHVYEGVDRDTGQVRWTATANDLVFGSHSQLRGLAEVYAQDDAKDKFVRDFVAAWAKVMNNDRFDLV from the coding sequence GTGTCAGTAGACAGCCGCCCGCCGAACCCCGCCACCAACACGCGGAGCAACAGCGAGAGCGAAAATCCGGTCATCCCGTCGCCCGAACCCAAAGTGGGCCGGCCGCTGACCAACCAGGACTGGTGGCCGAACCAGCCCGATGTCTCGGTGCTGCACGCCCAGACCGAGAAGGCCAACCCGCTGGGCTCGGATTTCAACTACCGCGAGGAGGTCAGGAAGCTCGACTTTGACGCGCTCAAGCGCGACGTGGTCGAGGTGCTGCGCACATCGCAGGATTGGTGGCCGGCCGACTACGGCCATTACGGCGGTCTGATGATCCGCATGAGCTGGCACGCCGCCGGCACCTACCGGATCCACGACGGCCGCGGTGGCGGCGGTCAGGGCGCCCAGCGGTTCGCCCCGCTCAACAGCTGGCCCGACAACGCCGGGCTGGACAAGGCGCGCCGGCTGCTGTGGCCGATCAAGAAGAAGTACGGCAACAAGCTGTCCTGGGCCGACCTGCTGGTGCTCGCAGGCAACGTCGCCCTGGAGGACATGGGCTTCAAGACCGCCGGATTCGCGTTCGGCCGCGAGGACACCTGGGAGCCCGAGGAAACGCTGTGGGGCTTCGAGGACACCTGGCTGGGCACCGACAAGCGTTACTCCGGCGAGCGGGAACTCGCCGAGCCGTTCGGCGCCACCACCATGGGACTGATCTACGTCAACCCGGAGGGGCCGGAGGGCGAACCCGACCCGATCAAGGCGGCCATCGACATCCGCGAGACGTTCGGCCGCATGGCGATGAACGACGAGGAGACCGCCGCGCTGATCGTCGGCGGGCACACCTTCGGCAAGACCCACGGCGCCGGTGACGCCGATCTGGTCGGACCGGAACCCGAAGCCGCGCCCATCGAACAGCAGCAGCTGGGCTGGAAGAGCTCCTACGGGTCCGGCAAGGGCCCGGACGCCATCGTCAGCGGGCTGGAGGTGGTGTGGACGCCCACGCCGACCAAGTGGGACAACACCTTCCTGGAAACGCTGTACGGCTACGAGTGGGAGCTCACCAAGAGCCCGGCCGGGGCCTGGCAGTACGTCGCCAAGGACGCCGAGGAGGTCATCCCCGATCCCTTCGACCCCGACAAGAAGCGCAAGCCGACCATGCTGGTGACCGACCTGTCGATGCGGTTCAGCCCGATCTACGCCGACATCACCCGCCGCTGGCTGGAGCATCCCGAGGAGTTGGCGGACGCGTTCGCCAAGGCCTGGTTCAAGCTGTTGCACCGCGACATGGGCCCGGTGTCGCGCTACGTCGGTCCGTGGGTGCCGACGCAGACCTGGGTCTGGCAGGACCCGGTGCCGGCGGTCGAGCATCCGTTGGTCGACGACGCCGACGTGGCGGCGCTCAAGACCAAGGTGCTCGAGTCGGGGCTGTCGATCCAGCAACTGGTCAAGACGGCGTGGGCGGCGGCGGCGAGCTTCCGCGGCACCGACAAGCGCGGCGGCGCCAACGGGGCCCGGCTCCGGCTCGAGCCGCAGAAGAACTGGGAGGTCAACGAGCCGGCTGAGCTGGGCAAGGTGCTGCCGGTGCTGGAGAACATCCAGCAGGAGTTCAACGCCGGCGCGTCGGGCGGCAAGAGGGTCTCGCTGGCCGACCTGATCGTGCTGGCCGGGTCGGCGGCGGTCGAGAAGGCGGCCAGGGACGCCGGTTTCGAGGTCACGGTGCCGTTCGCGCCCGGCCGCACCGACGCGTCGCAGGAACAGACCGACGTCGAATCGTTCCGGGTGCTCGAGCCGCGGGCCGACGGATTCCGCAACTACATCCGGCCCGATGAGAAGACACAGGTCGAACGGCTGCTGGTGGACCGGGCGTACATGCTCAACCTCACCGCACCGGAGATGACGGTGCTCATCGGCGGGCTGCGCGCGCTGGGCGCCAATTACGGCGGCTCCAAGCACGGGGTGCTCACCGACCGGCCGGGCGTGTTGACGAACGACTTCTTCGTCAACCTGCTCGACATGCGCTACGAATGGCGCGGCGGCGAGGCCGAACACGTCTACGAGGGTGTGGACCGCGACACCGGTCAGGTTCGGTGGACGGCCACCGCCAACGACCTGGTGTTCGGGTCGCATTCGCAGCTGCGCGGTCTGGCCGAGGTGTACGCCCAGGACGACGCGAAGGACAAGTTCGTCCGCGACTTCGTCGCGGCCTGGGCCAAGGTGATGAACAACGACCGATTCGACCTGGTCTGA
- a CDS encoding M15 family metallopeptidase: MPVQSPSPQQPPPPEPPAAPPEPAPEPAGATVHPVTAAELGPSWRPGCPVGPEQLRRVELDHLGFDGRTARGELIVHADLVDEVIAIFGALHRAGFPIEKMRTVDHYPTADDELSMRDNNTSAFNCRGIPGSDRWSWHAYGRAIDINPLLNPYVPAGGAYEPQNAGPYLDRTRIDPGLIKDGDPAVRVFGEHGWQWGGYWRSPVDYQHFERPTG, translated from the coding sequence ATGCCGGTACAGTCCCCCTCTCCGCAGCAGCCGCCCCCACCGGAACCGCCTGCGGCGCCCCCTGAACCGGCGCCTGAGCCGGCCGGCGCGACGGTGCACCCCGTCACCGCCGCCGAGCTCGGGCCGAGCTGGCGCCCCGGATGCCCGGTCGGGCCGGAGCAGCTCCGCCGGGTCGAACTCGACCATCTCGGCTTCGACGGCCGGACCGCCCGCGGGGAGTTGATCGTGCACGCCGATCTCGTCGACGAGGTCATCGCCATCTTCGGCGCACTGCACCGGGCCGGCTTCCCGATCGAGAAGATGCGCACCGTCGACCACTACCCGACCGCCGACGACGAGCTGTCCATGCGCGACAACAACACCTCGGCGTTCAACTGCCGCGGCATCCCGGGCTCTGACCGGTGGTCCTGGCACGCCTATGGGCGCGCCATCGACATCAACCCGCTACTGAACCCGTACGTGCCGGCCGGCGGGGCCTATGAGCCGCAGAACGCCGGCCCCTACCTGGACCGGACCCGCATCGATCCCGGCCTGATCAAAGACGGCGATCCCGCGGTGCGGGTGTTCGGTGAGCACGGCTGGCAGTGGGGCGGGTACTGGCGCAGTCCGGTCGACTACCAGCATTTCGAGCGGCCGACCGGTTGA
- a CDS encoding ribonuclease Z, giving the protein MSVRELIVLGTASQVPTRYRNHNGYFLRWDQEGFLFDPGEGTQRQMLLAGVSAAGLTRLCLTHFHGDHCLGVPGVIQRLSLDRVAHPVTAHYPRSGREYFARLRHACAFHEVADLREEPVDSDGPVATGRFGTLEARRLDHSIESIGYRLTEPDGRRFDARKLAEFGVHGPAVRRLQADGELVVDGRLVRLSDVSEPRPGQRFAFVMDTRLCDAVFDLADRADLLVIEATFLSADADLAREYGHLTARQAAQVADRCGVRRLVLTHFSQRYRDLSAFRDEAAEVFDGDLVVAEDLARIPVPRRR; this is encoded by the coding sequence GTGTCTGTCCGTGAACTGATCGTGTTGGGCACGGCGAGCCAGGTGCCCACGCGCTATCGCAACCACAACGGGTACTTCCTGCGCTGGGACCAGGAGGGTTTCCTGTTCGACCCGGGGGAGGGCACCCAGCGCCAGATGCTGCTCGCGGGGGTGTCGGCCGCCGGCCTGACCCGGCTGTGCCTGACCCACTTCCACGGCGACCACTGCCTCGGGGTGCCCGGGGTGATCCAGCGGCTGTCACTGGACCGGGTCGCACATCCGGTGACCGCGCACTACCCGCGGTCGGGACGGGAGTATTTCGCCCGGTTGCGGCATGCCTGCGCGTTTCATGAGGTGGCGGACCTGCGGGAGGAACCGGTGGACTCCGACGGCCCCGTGGCGACCGGCCGATTCGGCACGCTGGAGGCACGCCGGCTGGACCATTCGATCGAGTCGATCGGGTACCGGCTCACCGAACCCGACGGCCGGCGGTTCGACGCGCGAAAACTCGCCGAGTTCGGGGTGCACGGGCCGGCGGTGCGCCGGTTGCAGGCCGACGGCGAACTCGTGGTCGACGGACGGCTGGTGCGGCTGTCCGATGTCAGCGAGCCCCGGCCGGGGCAGCGGTTCGCGTTCGTGATGGACACCCGGTTGTGTGACGCGGTGTTCGACCTGGCCGACCGCGCCGATCTCCTGGTCATCGAAGCGACGTTCCTGTCGGCCGATGCCGATCTGGCCCGCGAGTACGGGCATCTGACCGCTCGTCAGGCCGCGCAGGTGGCCGACCGGTGTGGGGTGCGGCGGCTGGTGCTCACCCACTTCTCCCAGCGCTACCGCGACCTGTCGGCGTTCCGTGACGAGGCCGCCGAGGTGTTCGACGGCGATCTGGTGGTCGCCGAGGATCTGGCCCGGATCCCGGTTCCCCGGCGCCGATGA
- a CDS encoding alpha/beta hydrolase, which yields METGKASTETLQYAPGRWADLYRAHPPGGDAQPPVLIWHGKQTDARATVTALAQKVAGRGFAVVAPDWNSDAPDGGRSDLLESVRFTRRRYGSDELLLVGWSLGGAAAAGLTLTAAEHAAEHYVRPVATVCLAGAFMVPDPITGRPPNRLPGLLRDGGHRTPFLLLHGAADDVVPIAASRDFAEILRSHGWPAEVAELDTDHAAIAGAGYDPAADRYLPGTDARTHAVADEVAAHIAAMAGRPTDRG from the coding sequence ATGGAGACCGGAAAAGCCAGCACAGAGACCCTGCAGTACGCCCCCGGACGCTGGGCGGACCTGTACCGGGCACACCCACCCGGCGGCGACGCGCAGCCGCCGGTGCTCATCTGGCACGGCAAGCAGACCGATGCCCGCGCCACGGTCACCGCGCTCGCGCAGAAGGTGGCCGGGCGCGGTTTCGCGGTCGTCGCGCCGGACTGGAACTCCGACGCCCCCGACGGTGGCCGGTCGGATCTGCTGGAGTCGGTACGGTTCACCCGACGGCGGTACGGTTCCGACGAGCTGCTGCTGGTGGGCTGGTCGCTGGGTGGTGCGGCGGCCGCCGGGCTGACCCTCACCGCGGCCGAACACGCGGCCGAACACTATGTGCGGCCGGTGGCCACCGTCTGCCTGGCCGGGGCGTTCATGGTGCCCGACCCGATCACCGGCCGGCCGCCGAACCGGCTGCCCGGTCTGCTGCGCGACGGCGGTCACCGGACACCGTTTCTGCTGCTGCACGGCGCCGCCGACGATGTGGTGCCGATCGCGGCGAGCCGGGATTTCGCCGAAATCCTGCGGTCGCACGGGTGGCCGGCCGAGGTAGCCGAGCTCGACACCGACCACGCCGCCATCGCCGGAGCCGGTTATGACCCGGCCGCCGACCGCTACCTGCCCGGCACCGACGCCCGGACCCACGCGGTCGCCGACGAGGTGGCCGCCCACATCGCCGCGATGGCGGGACGTCCGACCGACCGCGGCTGA
- a CDS encoding Fur family transcriptional regulator, with the protein MPRLPDYAAQLRTAGLRVTRPRVAVLEAVHDHPHADTESIYLAVRAKLPAVSRQAVYDVLHALTATGLARRIQPPGSVARYEARVGDNHHHLVCRSCGSVADIDCAVGAAPCLTPADPGGVLDGFLLDEAEVIYWGVCPDCARTEPI; encoded by the coding sequence GTGCCCCGGCTCCCGGACTACGCCGCACAATTGCGGACGGCGGGCTTACGTGTGACGCGGCCTCGCGTCGCAGTGCTGGAGGCGGTCCATGATCACCCGCATGCCGACACCGAGTCCATCTATCTGGCGGTACGCGCAAAGCTTCCCGCGGTCTCCCGGCAGGCGGTCTATGACGTGCTACATGCTTTGACCGCAACGGGTTTGGCGCGTCGGATCCAGCCGCCCGGATCGGTGGCCCGGTATGAGGCCCGGGTCGGGGACAACCATCACCACCTGGTGTGCCGATCGTGCGGATCGGTCGCCGACATCGATTGTGCGGTGGGTGCCGCACCGTGTCTGACTCCCGCGGACCCGGGTGGCGTCCTGGACGGTTTCCTGCTGGACGAGGCGGAAGTCATCTACTGGGGTGTGTGCCCCGACTGCGCGAGAACCGAGCCGATCTGA
- a CDS encoding nitroreductase family protein has product MPDTPKPIPSVAEALARLDMPLAEAMMTQRAVRRVLPDPVDDELVLKCIELALRAPTGSNGQNWEFIVVKDPAVKAKLADRYRQAWAVYGGIGRRVTAGDESMAKILRAVQWQVDHFTEIPVLVVACLRAGPREGRLPFMPAPPVAASSFFGSIYPSVQNLLLAARAMGLGASLITLPLWSMTSARRILKLPLSVTPCCIVPLGWPRGRYGPTTRRPVREVVHLDSYGNRAWQSPS; this is encoded by the coding sequence ATGCCCGACACACCGAAACCCATTCCGTCGGTGGCCGAGGCGTTGGCCCGCCTCGACATGCCGCTCGCCGAAGCGATGATGACCCAGCGCGCGGTGCGCAGGGTACTGCCCGACCCCGTCGACGACGAGCTCGTCCTGAAATGCATCGAACTGGCGTTGCGCGCGCCGACCGGTTCCAACGGCCAGAACTGGGAGTTCATCGTCGTCAAAGACCCCGCGGTGAAAGCCAAACTCGCCGACCGGTACCGGCAGGCCTGGGCCGTGTACGGCGGGATCGGGCGCCGGGTGACCGCCGGTGACGAGTCGATGGCCAAGATCCTGCGGGCGGTGCAGTGGCAGGTCGACCACTTCACCGAGATCCCGGTGCTGGTGGTGGCCTGCCTGCGGGCCGGTCCGCGGGAAGGGCGGTTGCCGTTCATGCCGGCGCCGCCGGTGGCGGCGTCGTCGTTCTTCGGATCGATCTACCCCAGCGTGCAGAACCTGTTGTTGGCCGCGCGGGCGATGGGTCTGGGCGCATCCCTCATCACCCTGCCGCTGTGGAGCATGACCTCGGCCCGGCGCATCCTCAAACTGCCGCTCTCGGTCACGCCGTGCTGCATCGTTCCGCTGGGGTGGCCGCGCGGACGGTACGGGCCCACCACCCGGCGACCGGTCCGGGAGGTCGTCCACCTCGACTCCTACGGCAACCGGGCCTGGCAGTCACCCAGCTGA
- a CDS encoding STAS domain-containing protein, producing MTVPIHAAHRFGNRPFDCSGAKIRAQCRHLATVVTISGTIDDSNADRVGSYISRFIPTEQAFVLDLSGLDTFSPAGISFLDRVDDACQTAGMDWAVVCSPAVIKTLDADQDSSYPVTDSVAAALHQFADVIAARRRVLLPLLGKSA from the coding sequence ATGACCGTTCCGATCCACGCGGCACATCGTTTCGGCAATCGCCCATTCGACTGCAGTGGGGCCAAGATCCGGGCCCAGTGCCGTCACCTCGCCACCGTGGTCACGATCAGCGGCACCATCGATGACTCCAACGCCGATCGCGTCGGCAGCTACATCAGCAGGTTCATTCCGACCGAGCAGGCGTTCGTGTTGGATCTCAGTGGGCTGGACACGTTCTCGCCGGCCGGGATCTCCTTCCTCGACCGGGTGGACGACGCCTGCCAGACGGCCGGCATGGATTGGGCGGTGGTGTGCAGCCCCGCGGTGATCAAGACGCTCGACGCCGACCAGGACTCGTCATATCCCGTCACCGACTCGGTGGCCGCGGCGTTGCACCAGTTCGCCGATGTCATCGCCGCCCGCCGCCGGGTGCTGCTTCCGCTGCTCGGTAAGTCGGCATAG
- a CDS encoding enolase C-terminal domain-like protein, with protein MQTLIDFETAPLFAIPTVGMSGGAAVREGMLIEGPQGWGEFSPLPDSDDDTCRRWLTAATEPGTVGWPDPSRGRIPAAAIVAAVGADRAAEIAAGSGCRTAQVAVAAEPDSLDADLARVAAVRAALGARASIRCAPQRFWDVQTAVAVIRELTRAAGELEFVEQPCRTAAELAEVRRRVDVPIAADAALQHPGVRWAEIADVAVLRCGPLGGVRRSLRVAESTGLPCVVASTAETSVGQAAGVALAGALPELRFACALGSAGELAGDLVSGPRVLRPVDGHLPVAPMPPGPDPELLERFAITDPDRIAWWRERLRVARS; from the coding sequence GTGCAGACACTGATCGACTTCGAGACCGCACCGCTGTTCGCGATTCCCACCGTCGGGATGTCGGGCGGCGCCGCGGTCCGCGAGGGCATGCTGATCGAAGGGCCCCAGGGCTGGGGGGAGTTCAGCCCGTTGCCCGACAGCGACGACGACACCTGCCGCCGCTGGCTGACCGCTGCCACCGAGCCGGGCACGGTCGGTTGGCCGGACCCCTCGCGGGGCCGGATCCCGGCAGCGGCGATCGTCGCCGCGGTCGGCGCCGATCGGGCCGCGGAGATCGCCGCGGGTTCCGGGTGCCGCACCGCACAGGTCGCCGTCGCCGCCGAACCCGATTCGCTGGACGCCGACCTCGCCCGAGTTGCCGCAGTCCGGGCGGCCCTCGGCGCCCGGGCTTCGATTCGCTGTGCGCCGCAACGGTTCTGGGATGTGCAGACGGCCGTCGCGGTCATCCGGGAGTTGACGCGGGCGGCCGGCGAACTGGAGTTCGTCGAGCAGCCGTGCCGGACCGCCGCTGAGCTGGCCGAGGTGCGACGCCGGGTCGACGTGCCGATCGCCGCTGACGCCGCCCTGCAGCATCCCGGGGTGCGGTGGGCCGAGATCGCCGATGTCGCCGTGTTGCGGTGCGGGCCGCTGGGCGGGGTGCGCCGCTCGTTGCGGGTGGCCGAGTCCACCGGTCTGCCGTGTGTGGTCGCGAGTACCGCGGAGACGAGCGTCGGGCAGGCGGCCGGGGTGGCGCTGGCCGGGGCGCTGCCCGAGCTGCGGTTCGCGTGCGCGCTCGGCTCCGCCGGCGAGTTGGCGGGGGATCTGGTTTCCGGTCCGCGGGTTCTGCGTCCGGTCGACGGCCACCTGCCGGTCGCGCCGATGCCGCCGGGGCCGGATCCGGAACTGCTCGAACGGTTCGCGATCACCGATCCGGACCGCATCGCATGGTGGCGGGAGCGGCTGCGCGTGGCGCGCTCGTGA
- a CDS encoding M42 family metallopeptidase, protein MLRADLLQELLVAYGPGGQEDAVRAICHRELAPHVDEIWTDPAGNLVGLIRSADPECPDSPSGPNKDGSQSIRVMAHMDELSMLVKRIDADGSLWLTPAGTMYPGNFGLGPVAVLGDQETLTAVLTLGSEHTTKESQRIWETKPDQGDKSLDWLHVYVFTGRTPEELSAAGVRPGTRVCVHHSKRTLIEFGDYLGCYFLDDRAAVAALLEVAPGLRDPRPPQDVYLVFTTAEEVGGIGGCYASRTLPGRLTLALEVGPTEAEYGTTVSGGPIIAYGDAQALYDKKVADRLLAVAIELGLDPQAAVFGAFESDASQARAAGLTAQAALLCLPTLSTHGYEVLARAAIPAMSRVVCEFLRTPQPD, encoded by the coding sequence ATGCTGCGTGCCGATCTGCTGCAGGAACTCCTGGTGGCGTACGGTCCCGGCGGCCAGGAGGACGCCGTCCGCGCGATCTGCCACCGCGAACTCGCACCGCACGTCGATGAGATCTGGACCGACCCGGCCGGCAACCTGGTCGGACTGATCCGCAGCGCCGATCCCGAATGTCCCGACAGCCCCAGCGGTCCCAACAAGGATGGTTCCCAATCGATTCGGGTCATGGCCCACATGGACGAGCTGAGCATGCTGGTCAAGCGGATCGATGCGGACGGTTCGCTGTGGCTGACTCCGGCGGGCACGATGTATCCGGGGAACTTCGGATTGGGACCGGTGGCCGTGCTCGGCGATCAGGAGACGTTGACCGCCGTGCTCACGCTGGGCTCGGAACACACGACCAAAGAGAGCCAACGGATCTGGGAGACCAAACCGGATCAGGGTGACAAGTCGTTGGACTGGCTGCACGTCTACGTCTTCACCGGCCGCACGCCCGAGGAGTTGTCCGCGGCAGGCGTTCGGCCCGGCACTCGGGTCTGTGTGCACCACAGCAAGCGCACGCTGATCGAGTTCGGGGACTATCTGGGGTGTTACTTCCTCGACGACCGGGCGGCGGTCGCCGCGCTGCTCGAGGTGGCACCCGGGCTCCGGGACCCGCGGCCTCCGCAGGATGTGTACCTGGTGTTCACCACCGCCGAGGAGGTCGGCGGGATCGGCGGCTGCTACGCGAGCCGGACGCTGCCGGGCAGGCTGACCCTGGCACTGGAGGTCGGCCCGACCGAGGCGGAGTACGGCACCACGGTCAGCGGCGGCCCGATCATCGCCTACGGCGACGCGCAGGCGCTCTACGACAAGAAGGTGGCCGACCGGCTGCTGGCGGTGGCCATCGAGCTGGGCCTCGATCCGCAGGCCGCCGTGTTCGGCGCGTTCGAGTCGGATGCCTCTCAGGCCAGGGCGGCCGGGCTGACCGCACAGGCCGCCCTGCTGTGTCTGCCCACCTTGAGCACCCACGGCTACGAGGTCCTCGCCCGCGCCGCTATACCCGCCATGAGCAGGGTGGTGTGCGAGTTTCTGCGCACCCCGCAGCCGGACTGA